Proteins encoded together in one Pantoea sp. CCBC3-3-1 window:
- a CDS encoding protein adenylyltransferase SelO, which yields MQFNNTWHNELAGFYTALMPTPLKNPRLLYHSPSLAQELGIDESLFSTAAPWSGESLLPGMQPLAQVYSGHQFGVWAGQLGDGRGLLLGEQQLPDGRKMDWHLKGAGLTPYSRMGDGRAVLRSSLREFLASEAMHHLGVPTSRALTVVTSDEPVYRETTERGAMLLRVAESHLRFGHFEHFFYGGQPEKVRELADYAIRHHWPQYQDEQDRYLLWFSDVVKRTARLIAYWQSIGFAHGVMNTDNMSILGITLDYGPYGFLDDYKPDFICNHSDYQGRYSFDNQPVVGLWNLNRLAHALSSLLDATQLKQALSGYETELMRCWGEKMRAKLGLLTPHRDDNDILTGLLSLMTKESSDYTLTFRKLCDTEQQQSRSPLRDEFIDREAFDSWYNVYRQRLLQEARQDEQRQQEMKQVNPAIILRNYLAQQAIEQAEKDDISVLARLHQALSRPFDDAPEFADLTRRPPDWGKTLEVSCSS from the coding sequence ATGCAATTCAATAATACCTGGCACAACGAGCTGGCCGGCTTTTACACCGCGCTGATGCCGACACCGCTTAAAAATCCACGATTACTTTATCACAGTCCTTCGCTGGCTCAGGAGCTGGGCATCGACGAGAGCCTGTTCAGCACCGCCGCGCCATGGAGTGGTGAATCTTTGTTGCCGGGCATGCAGCCTCTGGCACAGGTTTACAGTGGACATCAGTTTGGCGTATGGGCCGGTCAGCTTGGCGATGGACGAGGTCTGTTACTTGGCGAGCAGCAGCTTCCCGACGGGCGAAAAATGGACTGGCATCTGAAAGGTGCCGGACTGACGCCATACTCACGTATGGGAGATGGCCGCGCGGTTCTGCGCTCGTCGCTACGCGAATTTCTGGCCTCGGAAGCGATGCATCATCTTGGGGTGCCCACCTCCCGTGCACTCACCGTCGTAACCAGCGATGAGCCGGTATACAGGGAGACGACAGAGCGTGGCGCAATGTTGCTGCGCGTGGCTGAAAGCCATCTACGCTTTGGCCATTTTGAACATTTCTTCTATGGCGGCCAGCCCGAGAAAGTGCGCGAGCTGGCTGACTATGCGATTCGTCATCACTGGCCGCAATATCAGGATGAGCAGGATCGCTACCTGCTGTGGTTCAGCGATGTGGTCAAACGCACGGCCCGTCTGATCGCTTACTGGCAAAGTATCGGTTTTGCGCATGGCGTGATGAATACCGATAACATGTCGATTTTGGGCATTACGCTGGACTACGGCCCTTACGGCTTCCTTGATGATTACAAACCTGACTTTATCTGCAACCACTCCGATTATCAGGGGCGTTACAGCTTTGACAATCAGCCGGTAGTGGGATTATGGAATCTCAACCGGCTGGCTCACGCGCTTTCCAGTTTACTGGATGCAACCCAGTTGAAGCAGGCGCTATCTGGCTACGAGACTGAGCTGATGCGCTGTTGGGGAGAGAAAATGCGGGCGAAGCTGGGGCTGTTGACCCCCCATCGCGATGATAATGATATCCTGACGGGTTTACTGTCATTGATGACCAAAGAGAGTAGCGATTATACCCTGACGTTCCGCAAGCTGTGTGATACCGAGCAGCAGCAATCCCGCTCGCCGTTGCGCGATGAATTTATCGATCGTGAAGCCTTCGACAGCTGGTATAACGTTTATCGTCAGCGTTTACTCCAGGAAGCGCGACAGGATGAGCAACGGCAGCAGGAAATGAAGCAGGTAAATCCGGCCATTATCCTGAGAAATTATCTCGCTCAGCAGGCGATTGAGCAGGCAGAGAAAGATGATATCAGCGTGCTGGCCCGGCTGCATCAGGCGTTGAGCCGTCCCTTTGATGACGCGCCGGAGTTTGCAGATTTAACGCGCCGCCCACCGGACTGGGGCAAAACGCTTGAGGTAAGCTGTTCAAGCTAA
- a CDS encoding 3-deoxy-7-phosphoheptulonate synthase — translation MNKTDELRTARIESLVTPDELAKRHPITPAVVANVTASRKRIARILSGDDPRLLVVIGPCSLHDPAAAVDYASRLNLLREQHQSRLEIVMRTYFEKPRTVIGWKGLISDPDLDGSFRVNHGLDVARKLLLDINALGMPTATEFLDMVTGQFIADLISWGAIGARTTESQIHREMASALSCPVGFKNGTDGNIQIAVDAIRAARASHMFLSPDKNGQMTIYQTSGNPSGHVIMRGGKQPNYHAEDIAAAAASLREFKLPERLVVDFSHANCLKQHRRQKDVAASVAQQIREGTQAIAGVMIESFLQEGTQKVESGKPLVYGQSITDPCLGWDDSEEVLALLAEAVETRF, via the coding sequence ATGAACAAAACAGATGAACTGCGGACCGCGCGCATCGAGAGCCTGGTTACGCCTGATGAACTGGCGAAACGGCATCCGATCACGCCCGCTGTTGTGGCAAATGTTACCGCTTCCCGCAAGCGTATTGCCCGTATCCTTTCCGGTGACGATCCTCGCCTGCTGGTGGTGATCGGTCCCTGCTCGCTGCACGATCCTGCTGCCGCCGTTGATTATGCATCCAGGCTTAACCTACTGCGAGAGCAGCATCAGTCGCGCCTTGAAATCGTTATGCGTACCTATTTCGAAAAGCCCCGTACGGTAATCGGCTGGAAAGGACTGATTTCCGATCCGGATCTCGACGGCAGCTTTCGTGTTAACCACGGATTAGACGTCGCTCGTAAGCTGTTACTGGATATCAATGCGCTCGGGATGCCGACGGCGACTGAATTTTTAGATATGGTGACGGGGCAATTTATTGCCGATTTGATTAGCTGGGGTGCGATTGGTGCACGAACGACCGAAAGCCAGATCCATCGCGAAATGGCCTCGGCGCTCTCCTGCCCGGTAGGTTTTAAAAACGGTACGGATGGTAATATTCAGATTGCGGTGGATGCGATACGCGCGGCCCGAGCCAGCCACATGTTCTTATCGCCGGATAAAAATGGTCAGATGACCATTTACCAGACCAGCGGCAACCCGTCCGGACACGTGATTATGCGCGGCGGTAAACAGCCGAACTATCATGCGGAAGATATTGCCGCTGCCGCTGCCAGCCTGCGTGAGTTTAAGCTGCCGGAGCGTCTGGTGGTCGATTTCAGCCATGCTAACTGTCTCAAACAACATCGCCGCCAGAAAGACGTTGCCGCTTCCGTTGCTCAGCAGATCCGGGAAGGCACGCAGGCGATCGCTGGCGTAATGATTGAGAGTTTCTTACAGGAAGGCACGCAAAAGGTTGAGAGCGGTAAGCCGCTGGTTTACGGCCAGTCAATTACCGATCCCTGTCTGGGATGGGATGACAGCGAAGAGGTATTGGCGTTGCTGGCTGAGGCTGTTGAGACACGGTTTTAA
- a CDS encoding pyruvate, water dikinase regulatory protein: METERSVFYISDGTAITAEVLGHAVLSQFPVGINSVTLPFVENVQRAQAVKAQINALYVKSGVRPLVFISIVTPEIREIILQSDGFCQDIVQSLVAPLQQELGLAPAPVANRTHGLTANNLGKYDARIAAIDYTLAHDDGISLRGLEDAQVILLGVSRCGKTPTSLYLAMQFGIRAANYPFIADDMDNLKLPPALRPFQHKLFGLTIDPERLAAIRQERAENTRYASMRQCRLEVGEVEALFRTHQIRYLNSTNYSVEEIATKILDIMGLNRRMY; the protein is encoded by the coding sequence ATGGAAACTGAAAGAAGCGTGTTTTATATTTCTGACGGGACGGCAATCACCGCCGAGGTACTGGGTCATGCGGTGTTGTCACAGTTTCCTGTTGGCATCAACAGCGTCACGCTGCCCTTTGTGGAAAATGTGCAGCGGGCACAGGCAGTTAAGGCACAAATCAATGCGCTGTATGTGAAAAGCGGCGTGCGCCCGCTGGTTTTTATCTCAATCGTCACGCCTGAAATTCGCGAGATCATCCTGCAAAGCGACGGATTTTGTCAGGATATTGTGCAGTCGCTGGTTGCCCCGCTGCAACAGGAATTAGGCCTTGCTCCGGCACCGGTAGCGAACCGGACGCATGGCCTGACGGCAAATAATCTTGGCAAATACGACGCGCGCATTGCCGCCATCGATTACACGCTCGCGCATGATGACGGCATTTCACTGCGTGGACTGGAAGATGCCCAGGTGATATTGCTGGGTGTGTCACGCTGCGGGAAAACGCCAACCAGCCTTTATCTCGCTATGCAATTTGGCATCCGGGCCGCTAACTATCCGTTTATCGCCGACGATATGGACAACCTGAAACTGCCCCCAGCCCTGAGACCTTTTCAACATAAACTGTTCGGTTTGACCATCGACCCGGAACGTCTGGCCGCCATTCGTCAGGAGCGCGCTGAAAATACCCGCTACGCTTCTATGCGCCAGTGCCGCCTTGAAGTGGGTGAAGTCGAAGCCCTTTTCCGCACCCATCAAATTCGTTACCTCAACAGCACCAACTATTCCGTTGAAGAAATCGCCACAAAAATCCTCGATATTATGGGACTTAACCGCCGCATGTATTGA